The Microaerobacter geothermalis genome includes the window ATACGGTCCATGACAGAACCACCAATACGACCTGAATCATACTCCATAGAAGAATCATCATCCGGCCGGATTATTGCTCCTTGAATAAGAGCTTCACTATCTTTCCAAAACTGGAGATCTTCTTGACAGGAAGTACATGATGTAAGATGCTCCTCTATCTCTCGAAGATGTTGATCAGTTAATTGGCGATCCAAATATTCAGGAATTAACCCTTGGACCTCAGAACATTTCATTACTTGTTCATCCCCTCAACCTTTTCCAATAAAGGCTCTTGTATGTACGATTCCAACTGGGAACGAACACTACTGCGGGCCCTGAACAATAAAGATTTCACTGAACTTACCGTTGAGTCTAGCAAGTTTGCAATATCTTTGTAATCCATCTGTTCATACTCCCGCAAAATAAGAGCGGAACGCTGTTTCTCTGGCAAATTGTTGATGGCCTTTCTAACCAGTTGCTCTCTTTCGTTCTGCAAAATTTGCTGTTCAGGAAGCTTTTCCACAGCCACTTTGGGAGTGGCATAGCTATCTTCCAAATATACCTCCTTGTTCCGACATTTCCGCAATTCAGTTAATACGCAATTACGGGCAATGGTGTATAACCAGGTAGAAAAAGAAGCTTCCACATCGCGAAAGGTCTTTAGGCTTCGAAACGCTTTATAAAAGGTTTCCTGACACAAATCCTCAGCCAAAGCTTCCATCTTGTAATTGCGGAGCATATGGGAGATGAAAGAATAGATTTTCCTCTCGTAGCGGTCAATCAATTCCGAATAACATTCCACATTTCCGTCCTTGATCTCGCGTATTAACTGGGAATCCGTCTTCATAAGAACCCTCCTTACCGGTTCCTTTACCCAGCAGAATCTAATGATTTATACTGCTGAGGTGGAAAAAAGTTGCGCTGCTATTCTATATTTGAAAATAAGAGATGTTTTACCCGTGATAAAATGACTATAACGTCTGGGATAATTATGATAAAGATGACCTTTAAGCACAACATAATCTGCAATATTTCTTACATTTTTCAGCATATCTTGTATAGAATCGTTCGTCAATAACTTTTATTTTTTTTACAATACAAAATATGCAACCCCATACAACCAATATTATGAAAAACCGTAGAAAAAATAACCAATTAATGACCATGAGTAACGGTTGTTCATCGGATAAAAATAGTTGTGATGGAACAACATAAAGGATACTACCTTCAGATGAAGCGTACTTCTTCATATGAAGTTTAGTTAACCTTTTTGCTTCAGGTGGGGTTCGATGTTTTATTCCAAAAGACTAGATGGTCAAACGAAGCTTTTGTTATCCATGAATGCCTTGTTTATGGCCTCTGTTGCCCTCTCCAACACCTTTGTCAATGTATATATTTGGAAAATAAAGGGCGACTACATCACAATTGCCCAATTTAATCTTTTTATTTATTTGGCAATGCCATTTACTTTTTGGATTGGGGGTCGTCTGGTTAAAAAAATAGATCGCGTCATAAGTATTCGAATTGGAGTTGCACTGATGGCTCTGTTTTACAGCATGATTTTAATCCTTGGTAAGGATGCCTCCCAATATATCCAATTACTTGGACTTCTTCTTGGAATAGCATCCGGTTTTTATTGGCTGGGTTATAACATTCTTTACTTTGAGATTACAAATCCTGATAATCGAGACATGTTTAACGGGGTAAACGGCTTTTTGTTTTCAGGAACTGGAATGATTGCCCCTGTTTTATCTGGTTGGTTTTTGAGTCAAATGAAGCAATTAACTGGTTACACACTCATTTTCTCTATTTCTTTGGGGATATTTATCACTGCGATTATTGTTAGTTACTTTTTTCATCATCGAGAACTTCATGGTGTATTTCACCTGGGGAAAGTATGGAAGGAAGCAAAGAACAGAACACCTTGGCATTTTGTCATGGTTGCCCATTACTTTCAGGGCATCCGGGAAGGAATTTATACTTTTCTCATTGGCTTGTTGGTGTTTATTTCTACCTCCAGTGAATTTCGATTGGGTGTATACACTTTTATAACTTCCCTTGTTTCGCTGGTATCATTTTTTTTGGCCGGAAAATGGATAAAACCAAAAAAAAGAAATACTTCCCTTCTTATTGGTACCACCATGCTGGCTGTAGTGGTGATTCCCATGTTCTTTACTGTAAATTATGTCACTTTATTAATTCTTGGGATTGGCGGTTCATTTTTTTTCCCATTCTTTACAATTCCAATCACCTCAACAACCTTTGATTTGATTGGTGAAAATAAGCAAAAAGCACAACTAAAAGTAGAATATATCGTGTTTCGAGAGTTTGTATTAAACTTAGGCCGAATCACCAGCATTACTCTGTTTATCATACTCATTACGATTACCGAAAAAATAGAAGTTATTGCTATTTTTCTTTTTTTCTCAAATGCATTGCTTCTGTTTACCTGGATTAATATGAAACATGTACCAGTGACATCAGATTTGAAGGGGAAACACCTCCCTTTACCAACCCTGTTCAGACAAAAACATTAATCTTATTTCTGCCGTCACGTCCATAGTCAAAAAAAAAAGCCACCAACTAAGGTGACTTAGCTCATATACGAGCTAATTAAGATATGGATAGGAGTGGAGAGAAACCATACTGTACTTCTAATTATATCCATAATGAAAGCGTTGTCAATATATTTTTATTAATGTTTGTATAATTCTGATAGTTAAACAATAATATCCATTTTTATTTAATTCTAATTTTAGAAAGAATGTCTGCAAAATTTGGAAATGAAACATTGATTGCGCCAGCATTGCTAATAGTTGTTTCGCCCTTAGCAACTAAACCGGCAATGGCCATGGCCATCCCGATGCGATGATCTCCAAAACTGTCTACATGATCACCCGTTAATGGAGTGGGGCCTTCAATAATCATCCCATCTTCTGTTCCTTCAATCTTTGCACCCATTTTCTTCAATTGTGAAACAACCGTGTCAATACGATTGGTCTCTTTCACTTTTAGTTCCTCAGCATCCCGAATGATGGTTATCCCCTCTGCCTGGGTTGCCAAAACGGCAATTACCGGTATTTCATCAATCAGGGTGGGAATTTCGCTTCCCTCTATCACGGTTCCTTTTAAAGAACTGGAAGAGATAATCAGATCCGCTGCCGGTTCATTCCCAAAATGGCGGTAATTTTCTTCTTGCATCTTCGCGCCCATTCTCTTCAGAACATGGATAATTCCGATTCTAGTTGGATTTAGCCCAACATTTTTTAAAAGAAGTTGGCTATTGGGAACAATGGCACCAGCAACCAGAAAGAATGCCGCAGAAGAAATATCCCCTGGAACGGTCACCTCTTCCGGTGAAACCAATTCCTGCCCCCCTTCCAAAGCAATAACATTATCGTTCATGAACAGCTGAACGCCAAAATGGGAAAACATTCTTTCTGTATGGTCCCTTGAAGGATATGGCTCAACAATGGTTGTCCTTCCCTCAGCCTTTATTCCGGCAAGCAGAATAGCGGATTTGACTTGGGCACTGGCTACTGGTAGTTGGTACTCAATTCCCTTCAGTTTTCTGCCTCTTATGGAGAGGGGAGTATATCCTCCCTCTTTTCGTCCGTCTATGAATGAGCCCATTGCTCTTAACGGCAGGGCAACCCTGTCCATCGGTCTTTTCGCAATGGACTCGTCTCCAATGAGTACGGAATGAAAAGGTTGGGTAGATAAAATTCCCATCATCAAACGAATTGTTGTTCCGCTATTCCCTACATCAAGGGGATAAACGGGTTCATCCAGTCCAAACCATCCTTTTCCTTTAACAGTCACTTTGGATCCGGTTTGTTCGATGGAGACCCCCATTTGTCTAAAGCACCGAATGGTGCTTAAACAGTCTTCCCCGGGTAGAAACCCGGAAATTTGGGTGGTTCCCTTGGCCAAGGAAGAAAACATCACGGCCCTATGTGAAATGGATTTATCGCCGGGAATCAAAATTTCACCTTGTAATTGGTCTGATTGGGTGATCGTTAACAGCAAACTACTTCCTCCCTTACTCTCTTGTATGAACTTGGTACCCGGAAGAGATTAGCAATTGTTGTGCTCTCTCCATATCTTCTTCCCGACGGAACGTTAATCGTAATACCCCCATGATATCTTCTCTGATTTCAAGAATGCGTATATTGGTTAAGCTGATCTCATGATGTCCCAAAAGGGTAGTTACTTTGCCGATAATTCCAGGGTGGTCGGGAATATCAACATATAAATCGTAAAGGGGCGGCAATGCTCCTTTTTTCCGCTCAGGGAGCCCATTTCTAAAATTCTTGGCCTCTTCAAAAAAACTTTCAATGGAGAGTCCATCCCCTTCCAATATCGATTCTTTGATATCCTCCATTAGCCGATTCCAGTCCTCCATTAACTGCAGCAACACTTCCCGGTTGCTAAGCAGAACGTCCCTCCACATCCTAGGATTACTCGATGCAATTCGGGTAATATCGCGGAATCCGCCAGCAGCTAAGCGTTGATACCAAGGATTTTTCTGATCGTATTTGGCTACCAGGTTTACAAGACCTGATGCAATCACATGGGGAAAATGGCTGATAGCGCCAACGACTTCATCATGGCCCGAAGGAGACATGGTGATCACCTGGGCCTTTGTGTAAGATAAAATTTCAACTAATTGATTGACGATTTCCTCTGGGGTTTCGTCACTGGGAGTTAACACATAGTATGCATTTTCAAATAAACGATGATTTGCGGCAGTCACCCCAGATTTATGGGAACCAGCCATCGGATGTCCACCAATAAAATAAACCCCTTTTTCTTGCAATTGTGCACCTATGGAAGAAATCATTTCCTTCGTACTCCCCGTATCGGAAATGATGACTCCTTCCTTTAACGGACACTCCAATAATTTTCTGACCATCTCATGAATTTCATTGACAGGAGTACACAGGAAAATAAAGTCAGCCTCCTCCACCGCCTCTTCCATGGAAGAGGCAACGACATCTATAACACCCAGGGATTGTGCAAGGGAAAGCTGCTCTGGATGTAGATCATACCCTATAATCGTTGCTTCGGTTTCTTTCAGGGATAAAGCAAGGGATCCTCCGATTAAACCTACTCCTATAATCGCTATTTTTTTCATCTCTCTCCTCACGATCCTAACCAAAAATTTTTTTTATTTCTCTAGATTAAGGAACTAAACATGCATGATCCGATGGTTAGAGCTAAAGGTTCACTGGTTTAAGATCTGTTCCAAGTTATCCAGCAATTTAAGATTCTGATCTTCACTTCCTACCGTGATTCGAAGAGAAGTAGGAAATCCTAGGGATTCTCCAGAACGGACAATAATCCCCTTTTTCAATAAGGATTGAAACACATAACCAGCAGGTCTTCCCACATCAACAAGGATAAAATTGGCCTCTGAAGGAAGATAAGAAAGACCTAAACGCTGGAATCCTTCATACAACTGTTTTTTCCCTATGGTATTTTTATGTCGGCACTCCTCCACAAAATGGGTATCTTGCAACGCTGCAAGGGCAGCCTTTTGGGACAGGGAGGTTGTATTAAAGGGTTCCCTTACTCGGTTTAAATGATCAATTAGTGCAGCATTTGCCACTCCATACCCAATTCGAAGGGCAGCTAATCCATAAATCTTTGAGAACGTACGCAGAATGATCAGATTGGGATACTCGTTTATCCAATCTATGGATTCAGGATAGTTGGACGATTCCACATATTCGTAGTATGCCTCATCAAAAACTACAACCGTGTTTTTGCTTATGGCATGAAGAAAAGTTCTCAATTCCTCTTTTCCCACAATGGTCCCAGATGGATTATTGGGATTGCAAATCCAAACCACCCTAGTATTCTCATCAATCTGTTCCAGCATTCCATTTAAATCATGTGCTCCATCTTTGAGGGGAACCTCTCTAACCTCTGCCCCTTCAATAATAGAATTGGTTTTATAGATAGGAAAAGTTGGGGTGGCCATTACTGTATTGGTACCCGGCTGCAGATAAGCCCTGGTAATTAACACAATGACCTCATCAGACCCATTGCCAAAAATGATCTGACTGGTTTGTACTCCCAATTTTTTCGCCAGGGCTTTCGTTAATTCTACACTGGCTCCATCGGGATAGATTTCAAGATGCTGGGCTGCCAACCCAATGGCTTCTTTGGCTAAAGGAGAACAACCGAACGGATTCTCGTTAGAAGCTAATTTAATGACTTCAGAAAGACCATACTCCCTTTTAACATCTTCAATGGGTTTACCAGGTTGATAAACAGGAAGGTTTACTATCCTCTCCTTTGGTTTTAGCATACATTTTTCACCTCTATTGTTTTCTTATCATATTACTCTTAATATACTTAAGAAAACAATTCCTGTAAAAATTTTTTTATCAATTCATATCCTTTTTCTTTCTTCTCTTCATCCGATAACCATTCATTCACGTCAATGATTTTTTTCAATAATGCACTCCCAATAATCAGTCCATCTGCCATTGGAATCAACTGTTCCACTTGTTCCCTAGTAGAGATGCCAAATCCGACAGCCAAGGGCAACAAAGTATGTTCCCTAACATCCCGAATAAAATGATCAATCAGGTGATTAAATGTTTTTCTTTCCCCTGTAACCCCCAATGAGGATACACAATAAACGAATGAATCAGCCGTTGCCACGATTTTTTCTATTCTCTGTTTTGAGGTTGGAGCAACCAGGGGAATGAAAGAAAGAGCATGTTGATGGCATGCTTTGATAAATTCCTTCGATTCTTCCACCGGCAAATCGGGTATAATGACGCCATCCCCTCCGGCATTTCTAAAACGGGATAACAATTGAGATATACCGCGACGCAATACGGGATTATAATAGCTAAACAGAATGATGGGAATACGAATGCCTTGGTTTCTCATCTTTTTAACAAGATCTATTGCTTTTTCAACATTCATCCCTTGTTTAAGGGCCTCTTGGGAAACAAATTGGATGACAGGTCCATCGGCTAAAGGATCGGAATAGGGAACCCCTAATTCCAGGGCAATTGCCCCTTCCTTCTCAAGGAGAGATGCCAGCTCAATGGTTGCCTCTTCAGTGGGATAACCTGCTGTAATAAAAGGAATAAATGGAACACGTGTCGTCTTTTTAACAAAAGCTTCTTTCAGTTTAGACATGTTCCGATTCCCCCTCTAACACTTTTTGTACCTGCTCCACATCTTTGTCTCCCCTTCCTGAAAGGCAAACAATAATGATTTTTTCTTTCGAAAATTGTGCAGCCAGTTTAAGGGCTGCCGCTACAGCATGGGAACTTTCAATGGCTGGAATAATCCCTTCTGTTTTTGACAATGCTTTAAACGCTTCCAATGCCTCATCATCCGTGATAGAAAGATAACAAGCCCTTCCTGAATCCTTGTAAAAGGCATGCTCAGGCCCGACGCCAGGATAATCTAAACCTGCTGAAATGGAATAGGCCTCTTCAATTTGTCCATATTCATCCTGCAAAAGATAAGTATAAGAACCGTGGATGACTCCGGGTAGACCTTTAGATAACGTTGCGGCATGCTGATTGGTTTCCAGTCCTTTTCCTGAGGCTTCTATCCCATAAAGTTGAACCTCTTTATCTTCGTAAAAGGGAGAGAAAATTCCAATGGCATTGCTCCCACCACCTACACAAGCAACGATGGCATCTGGCAGTCTCCCTTCTTTTTCCAAGCATTGTTCCTTTGTTTCCTGGCCAATGATTTTTTGAAACTCTCGAACCATATACGGATAAGGATGCGGTCCTACAACAGACCCTATCATGTAAAATGTATCTTCCACATGGGTTACCCAATGGCGAATCGCTTCATTGGTGGCATCCTTCAATGTGCGGGAACCTGAAGAAACAGGAATCACTTCTGCACCCAAAAGCTTCATGCGAAATACATTTAATCGCTGCCTCTTGATATCTTCTTCGCCCATAAAAACTTTACACTTTAAACCCAAGAGTGCCGCTACGGTAGCAGAGGCTACCCCATGTTGCCCCGCCCCTGTCTCGGCAATTATTTTCGTCTTTCCCATATATTTTGCAAGCAATCCTTGACCTAGGGCATTATTAATCTTGTGGGCCCCGGTATGATTCAGATCTTCCCTTTTCAAATAAATCTTTGCTCCACCAATATGTTTAGTCAGGTTCTTTGCCTCATACAATGGATTGGGTCTTCCCGTGTACTCTTTATGAAGATATTTTAATTCTTGAATAAATTCAAGATCTCCAAGACAATGATAAAAGGCCTGTTCCAATTCTTCCAATGCATTCATTAAAGTTTCGGGTACAAATTTTCCGCCGAATTTACCAAAACGCCCAGCTTCATCTGGCTTTAAAGTCAATTCCCTTCACCCTCTCCACAAATCTCCTTATTTTTTGCTGATCTTTTCTTCCGTCTGTCTCTACGCCAGATGAAACATCCACACCATCCGGCTGATATTCATATATCAAATCTGTTACATTTTCTCCATTTAATCCTCCGGCAACAAATAAAGATTTATTTCTCTCTTTTGCCCAGAGAGAAAAGGTGGGGATCATATCCCAAGAAAACCGGTGACCTGTTCCCCCGTAGCTAGACTGGCTGTAGGTATCCAATAATAAGATATTGAACCACTCCCCCAGTTCCTCCAGCGTATCGCTTGGAAAGTCCCCCTTATTCTTTACCCGAATAGCCTTTATGATTTGTACCGGCAATTCCCTTTTAATCTTTCTCAGCAGTGCCGGGGATTCATCACCATGAAGTTGGACGGCATCAAGCCCTGATTCATAGACAGCCCTTGCCACTTCTGTATAGCTCGGATTGACGAAGACGCCTGTTTTTTTGACATCTTTTTTGATATAACCGCTTAAAGTTTTTGCAAGCTCTGCTGACACCTGTCTTCTGCTGGGAGCAAAGACAAAGCCGACATAGTCCACCCCTGAATCTTGAATCGCTAAACAATCTTCGATAGTGGTCAATCCGCATATTTTTACGATTGTTCCCATCCTAATCCCCCTATCCAACCAATTGAATAACGGCTTCTTTAATTTTCTCTTTTCTCATCAAAGATTCTCCGACCAATACCGCTGAAGCCCCAGCCTCGCCCACTCTTCTCACATCATCGGGAGTAAAAATCCCGCTCTCACTTACCACCGGAATATGGGCAGGAATAAAAGGCAAACATGAAACCGTTGTATCTATAGTCGTCTGAAACGTGTGCAAATCTCTGTTATTAATTCCTATTAAATGGGGAGAACAGGTTAATGCAATTTCTAGCTCATGTAAAGAATGGATCTCTATTAATACTTCCAATCCCACTTCTGTTGCTTTCCCATATAAATGCTGCAATTGGTCCTTTGTTAATGCTGCAACGATCAATAAAATCGCGTCTGCTCCAGAAATCCTTGATTGAACCACTTGAATTTCATCAATAATAAAATCTTTTCTTAGGACGGGAGTGGAAACCCTCCCCTTAATTTCGGTCAGATACTGCAAATGGCCCTGGAAGAAGGTTTCATCGGTTAATACGGAAATCCCTTCTGCTTTTGCTTCATGATATGCCAAAGCAATATCAACAGGATGAAAATCTGGCCGAATCACCCCTTTTGAAGGAGATGCTTTCTTCACCTCAGCAATTATGGCCACTTTCCTCGTTCGATTTGTAATAGATTGTGTTAAAGAACGGCAGGGTGGTTGTTGAGCAAGTTGTTCTTCTATCTTCCCTGAATCCCAGCCCTTCTTGAGACGGGATACCTCTTCTTTCTTAACTTCCAATATTTTAGGAAGCATAAGAGATACCTCCTGTTTTGGAACTTAGCTGATTTAGCTTATTCAAGGCATAACCCTGGTCAACCACTTCCTTAGCCCTTTGTAATCCTTCTTCCAAGCTGGAAACTTCATCAGCCAGATAAAAAACAGCAGCGCTGTTTAAGAGAACCACATCACGGGGAGCCCCTTTTTGTTCACCGTTAAAGATCGCCCGAATTAACGCAGCATTCTCCTCGGCGGCTCCTCCACGGATTTCATCCAATGAATATCGAGGAATTCCCAAATCCTCCGGAGAAATGACAAAGGATGAAATTTCCCCATCCCTCAACTCTACCACTTGAGTAGATGAAGTGACCGATATTTCATCAAGGCCATCATGTCCTGAAACCACTAAACAGCGCTCCGTACCCAGTTCTTTCAGCACGTTAGCCATGGTTTCCGTTAGGGAAGGGGAAAACACGCCTAACAGCTGCCTTTTGGCTCCCGCTGGATTTGTAAGGGGGCCGAGTAGATTAAATACGGTGCGAAAACCAATCTCTTTTCTGGGCTGAACGGCGTGTTTCATTGCCTGGTGAAATAAGGGAGCAAAGAGGAAACATAGGTTGGTTTCATCCAGCATTTGACTTGCTTCCTCTTCTGTTAACGTAATCTTGATTCCCAATGCTTCCAAAACATCGGCACTGCCGCTGCGGCTGGAAACAGCGCGATTGCCGTGCTTGGCTACTTTAATTCCCCCTGCTGCTGAAACTAATGCCGCTGCGGTGGAAATATTAAATGTTTTTCCGCCATCTCCCCCTGTGCCGCAGGTATCAACCAAACGCTCGTTTTTTACATATACCCGTTTTGCCTTCTCTCTCATGACCTGGGCAAAACCAACAATTTCATCAACAGATTCCCCCATTATCCGAAGGGCCGTCAGCATACTGGCAATTTGGGCCGAAGTGGCCTCTCCGTTCATAATTTTTTCCATAACTTCCCTTGCTTCTTCCCTATTTAACCGATTACCGCAAATCACCTTTTCCAGATAAGATTTCATTTTTATATAACCTCCTGATCAGAATATGAACATTGTTCTGCCGTTACAATTGCTTTAATTAACGCCATGGCCTTATTGCAGGTTTCCTCATATTCCTTTTCTGGAATGGAATCCGCAACAATGCCTGCTCCTGCCTGTACATAGGCTTGATCATTCACAAACAAAATAGTTCGGATGGTGATGCAAGTATCCATATTTCCGTTAAAACCAAAGTACCCAATGGCTCCTGCATACGGGCCCCTCGCTTCTTTTTCCAATTCTGCGATAATTTCCATGGCCCTTATCTTAGGCGCTCCGGAAACCGTTCCGGCGGGAAAAGCGGACATTAAGGCATCATAAGCAGTAATATCGGGCCTTAACTCCCCTGTAACATGGGAGACGAGGTGCATGACGTGGGAATAGTATTCCACCTCTTTAAATTGGTTGACAGTGACCGTTCCGTAACTTGAAATCCTTCCTACATCATTTCGGCCTAGGTCTACCAGCATATGGTGTTCCGCCGCTTCCTTTTCGTCCTGAAGGAGGTCCATCTTTAAACGGTTATCTTCTTCTTTGCTTTTTCCCCTTGGCCGGGTACCAGCTATAGGCTTTGTTTCAACTTTCCCATTTTCCACCCGGATCAACATTTCCGGAGAAGTTCCAACCAAAACCTCTTTTTCAAATTGTAAATAATACATATACGGAGATGGGTTGATTGTCCTTAACATGCGGTATACCATAAAGGGGTCAACCTGTGTTTTTCTATGGAATCTTTGAGATAACACCACTTGAAAAATATCGCCAGATTTAATATATTCCTTTGCTTTTTCGACCATCTCTTCGAATTCATTCTTTGTCATATTTGATTTGAAAGCATGTAAAGAATTGATCTCATCCATTCCCGTCATGGATAAGTAACCCTTGCTTTTTCCCTTTGAAATTTTGTCTTGCAATTTACTGATTCGGCCCATCGTATGCTGGTATTTGGTTTTCAACTGTTTTTCCGTATCATTTGGTTCCACATGAAGATGACAGATCAGGAAAATTCTTTGTTTCAAATGGTCATACACAATCAGTTCATCACAAAACAGGAAGGAGATATCCGGTAATTCCAAGGGGTCGTGTTCAATCTTGGGTATCTTCTCGACATAAGTGATCGTATCATAGCCAAAATAACCGACTGCTCCGCCGAAAAACGGGGGCAATTCAGAAAAAACTGGACTCTTCATGGTTGAGAGCAGTTCCTTCAAATATTGAACAGGATTTCCTGTTTCGATTGTTACTTCGTCCTTATCGTTATAAATTTGGAGATCATATCCTTTTCCGGTTAGTCGGAGAAAGGGTTTTACCCCTATAATGGAATAACGAGCCCATCTTTCGCCTCCTTCCACACTTTCTAGCAGAAAAGAATGATTGTTTCTGATCTTTTGGTAAATGGAAATGGGGGTTTCATCATCTGCGTGGATCATTTTGTACATGGGAATCACATTAAACTTGTCTGACAACTGCAGGAGATCATTAAAATGAGGAACGATCATTTAAATCACCTCTTCGTTTCCAAAGAGATGAGATGAGGAAAAAACTGAAAAAATAATGAAAAAAACCAGGACAATGGGGGCGCCCTGGCTATGGCCTATCTATTTACTCTTCTCCCCTCAACTCAACTCTTCTAAATTTGCTCAACTTAACTCGGCTCACAAAGTACGTTCATCTATAGATGTGGAACTAAAGATTCACACGTCCGCTAGTCGAGTTCGAGCAAGAAGGAATTCAGGTCCGCTTCAAGTCTAAAGAACGGAGCCCTCAAAAATATCTGGGTGTTTCGAAGATGGAGTCAGTTTGAGGGCTAATTCCCGTTCTCTAGCCTCTCCGCTGAGTGCGAACTCGAAGGCTGTCCTTAGTGAATTCTTTGATATGAAAATACCTTTTCATATCAATTTGTGACCCTGCGGGTCATGTATGTTTAGTTCCGTCTATATAAAACTAAACATCGTGACTGGCTCTGTTTCATCATTATGTGGTTAATAATTATAGAATACCTTAAACCAAAAATAATGAATTGTCAACTCTCATTTCTTCAGTCCCCGAGTCTACATCTAGTTATTTCATTTCTGTTTTAGCTCGGTTAGCACTTCCTTGATCGCTGCTTCCGGTACTCCTTTGGTAATGATCACTTCACCAAATTTCTTTGGAAGAACCATCACAATGGTATTCTCCCGATTTTTTTTATCCCTCTTCATGACGGAAATCACCTCATCTGGTGAAAAGTGTCCAGGAAGAGAGGTGGGAAGATGATATTTCTTTAATATCCGTGTATATTCTTCCGATAGTGAAAATATCTCTTCAACGATTCCCAGTTTTTCAGCCAGCTTCGCGGCACCAACCATTCCAATGGCTACAGCTTCTCCATGATTCAGTTCTCCATACCCGGATAACGTTTCTATTGCGTGGCCGATCGTATGCCCCAAATTTAAAATAGCCCGCAGCCCTTCTTCTTTCTCGTCATTGGAAACCACATGAACTTTTACTAAACAACCCCGATAGATTGCTTCAGATAACATCGGCTCTT containing:
- a CDS encoding RNA polymerase sigma factor — its product is MKTDSQLIREIKDGNVECYSELIDRYERKIYSFISHMLRNYKMEALAEDLCQETFYKAFRSLKTFRDVEASFSTWLYTIARNCVLTELRKCRNKEVYLEDSYATPKVAVEKLPEQQILQNEREQLVRKAINNLPEKQRSALILREYEQMDYKDIANLLDSTVSSVKSLLFRARSSVRSQLESYIQEPLLEKVEGMNK
- a CDS encoding MFS transporter — translated: MFYSKRLDGQTKLLLSMNALFMASVALSNTFVNVYIWKIKGDYITIAQFNLFIYLAMPFTFWIGGRLVKKIDRVISIRIGVALMALFYSMILILGKDASQYIQLLGLLLGIASGFYWLGYNILYFEITNPDNRDMFNGVNGFLFSGTGMIAPVLSGWFLSQMKQLTGYTLIFSISLGIFITAIIVSYFFHHRELHGVFHLGKVWKEAKNRTPWHFVMVAHYFQGIREGIYTFLIGLLVFISTSSEFRLGVYTFITSLVSLVSFFLAGKWIKPKKRNTSLLIGTTMLAVVVIPMFFTVNYVTLLILGIGGSFFFPFFTIPITSTTFDLIGENKQKAQLKVEYIVFREFVLNLGRITSITLFIILITITEKIEVIAIFLFFSNALLLFTWINMKHVPVTSDLKGKHLPLPTLFRQKH
- the aroA gene encoding 3-phosphoshikimate 1-carboxyvinyltransferase, with product MLTITQSDQLQGEILIPGDKSISHRAVMFSSLAKGTTQISGFLPGEDCLSTIRCFRQMGVSIEQTGSKVTVKGKGWFGLDEPVYPLDVGNSGTTIRLMMGILSTQPFHSVLIGDESIAKRPMDRVALPLRAMGSFIDGRKEGGYTPLSIRGRKLKGIEYQLPVASAQVKSAILLAGIKAEGRTTIVEPYPSRDHTERMFSHFGVQLFMNDNVIALEGGQELVSPEEVTVPGDISSAAFFLVAGAIVPNSQLLLKNVGLNPTRIGIIHVLKRMGAKMQEENYRHFGNEPAADLIISSSSLKGTVIEGSEIPTLIDEIPVIAVLATQAEGITIIRDAEELKVKETNRIDTVVSQLKKMGAKIEGTEDGMIIEGPTPLTGDHVDSFGDHRIGMAMAIAGLVAKGETTISNAGAINVSFPNFADILSKIRIK
- a CDS encoding prephenate dehydrogenase translates to MKKIAIIGVGLIGGSLALSLKETEATIIGYDLHPEQLSLAQSLGVIDVVASSMEEAVEEADFIFLCTPVNEIHEMVRKLLECPLKEGVIISDTGSTKEMISSIGAQLQEKGVYFIGGHPMAGSHKSGVTAANHRLFENAYYVLTPSDETPEEIVNQLVEILSYTKAQVITMSPSGHDEVVGAISHFPHVIASGLVNLVAKYDQKNPWYQRLAAGGFRDITRIASSNPRMWRDVLLSNREVLLQLMEDWNRLMEDIKESILEGDGLSIESFFEEAKNFRNGLPERKKGALPPLYDLYVDIPDHPGIIGKVTTLLGHHEISLTNIRILEIREDIMGVLRLTFRREEDMERAQQLLISSGYQVHTRE
- the hisC gene encoding histidinol-phosphate transaminase, yielding MLKPKERIVNLPVYQPGKPIEDVKREYGLSEVIKLASNENPFGCSPLAKEAIGLAAQHLEIYPDGASVELTKALAKKLGVQTSQIIFGNGSDEVIVLITRAYLQPGTNTVMATPTFPIYKTNSIIEGAEVREVPLKDGAHDLNGMLEQIDENTRVVWICNPNNPSGTIVGKEELRTFLHAISKNTVVVFDEAYYEYVESSNYPESIDWINEYPNLIILRTFSKIYGLAALRIGYGVANAALIDHLNRVREPFNTTSLSQKAALAALQDTHFVEECRHKNTIGKKQLYEGFQRLGLSYLPSEANFILVDVGRPAGYVFQSLLKKGIIVRSGESLGFPTSLRITVGSEDQNLKLLDNLEQILNQ
- the trpA gene encoding tryptophan synthase subunit alpha, giving the protein MSKLKEAFVKKTTRVPFIPFITAGYPTEEATIELASLLEKEGAIALELGVPYSDPLADGPVIQFVSQEALKQGMNVEKAIDLVKKMRNQGIRIPIILFSYYNPVLRRGISQLLSRFRNAGGDGVIIPDLPVEESKEFIKACHQHALSFIPLVAPTSKQRIEKIVATADSFVYCVSSLGVTGERKTFNHLIDHFIRDVREHTLLPLAVGFGISTREQVEQLIPMADGLIIGSALLKKIIDVNEWLSDEEKKEKGYELIKKFLQELFS
- the trpB gene encoding tryptophan synthase subunit beta, coding for MTLKPDEAGRFGKFGGKFVPETLMNALEELEQAFYHCLGDLEFIQELKYLHKEYTGRPNPLYEAKNLTKHIGGAKIYLKREDLNHTGAHKINNALGQGLLAKYMGKTKIIAETGAGQHGVASATVAALLGLKCKVFMGEEDIKRQRLNVFRMKLLGAEVIPVSSGSRTLKDATNEAIRHWVTHVEDTFYMIGSVVGPHPYPYMVREFQKIIGQETKEQCLEKEGRLPDAIVACVGGGSNAIGIFSPFYEDKEVQLYGIEASGKGLETNQHAATLSKGLPGVIHGSYTYLLQDEYGQIEEAYSISAGLDYPGVGPEHAFYKDSGRACYLSITDDEALEAFKALSKTEGIIPAIESSHAVAAALKLAAQFSKEKIIIVCLSGRGDKDVEQVQKVLEGESEHV